A DNA window from Coffea arabica cultivar ET-39 chromosome 6c, Coffea Arabica ET-39 HiFi, whole genome shotgun sequence contains the following coding sequences:
- the LOC113691369 gene encoding probable serine/threonine-protein kinase PBL11 isoform X1, producing MGCFTVLKSKKKKMEQINYSIKSIHSQEHSPTTLPEPQKHTRSLQSAPPSFRTRVKPVQSNTKQTNSRMRALSAPSSLVVAEDTLISNECEEVDESKSRVGSKKEYQPASPQPLPLPSPQIVVALKTMASFKGGNASGPLNASGPLPLPPTPPPTMSPSGPLRNFSYEEIAVACHNFSPELCMSEGLSSVIYRASFGEEATASKKLEATITRLHASNQGLKEFVNEVNTLTSLQHPYLCKLLGYHAREGSEHRMLVYERLFHGSLDRLLHGRSDGPPIDWNARMKVALCAAQGLTFLHEEGPFQAMFHEFSTANVQIDKDFSAKLSGYGCISHIPETDISSSNSALANLSLETLERGLLTPKSNVWSFGILLLELLTGRKNLDSRRPKEERNLVKWSRPFLADDCRLSLIMDPHLKGRFPSKAVRTVADIAQKCLQKDPSVRPTMRIVVEHLKTIQDMKHTSRFPLQEPGAVSGKHISRSPSLNGIVMPVPRSTSYPSPPATRPSISLTTPIVLPSSLLPRTCSSALSLDEVDQQESQKSSSSTVPRSSVEGF from the exons ATGGGTTGTTTCACAGTTCTgaagagcaaaaagaaaaagatggagCAGATCAATTACTCCATCAAATCCATCCATTCTCAGGAACATTCACCTACGACTTTGCCTGAACCGCAAAAGCATACGAGGTCATTGCAATCTGCACCTCCAAGTTTCAGAACTAGAGTAAAACCTGTCCAATCCAATACCAAGCAAACCAACAGTAGGATGCGAGCTTTATCTGCCCCTTCAAGCCTTGTTGTGGCTGAAGATACCCTGATATCAAATGAATGTGAAGAAGTAGATGAATCCAAGAGTCGCGTTGGATCTAAGAAAGAATACCAGCCAGCAAGTCCTCAACCTCTTCCTCTGCCGTCACCTCAGATTGTTGTAGCTTTGAAAACTATGGCAAGCTTTAAAGGGGGAAATGCCAGTGGTCCTCTAAATGCCTCTGGACCCTTGCCTTTGCCCCCAACTCCACCTCCAACAATGTCCCCTTCTGGACCCCTAAGAAATTTTTCGTACGAAGAAATAGCTGTTGCTTGCCATAATTTCTCTCCTGAGTTATGCATGTCAGAAGGGCTTTCTTCAGTGATCTACAGAGCCTCTTTTGGGGAAGAGGCTACTGCCTCCAAAAAGCTTGAAGCCACAATCACCCGCCTTCACGCATCTAATCAG GGCTTAAAGGAATTTGTCAATGAGGTGAATACTCTTACCTCTTTACAACACCCCTATCTTTGTAAGCTGCTTGGTTATCATGCGCGTGAAGGATCAGAACACAGGATGTTGGTTTATGAAAGACTTTTCCATGGAAGCTTGGACCGGCTTTTACATGGGAGATCAGATGGTCCTCCGATTGACTGGAATGCCAGGATGAAAGTTGCTTTATGTGCTGCACAAGGTCTCACATTCTTGCATGAAGAAGGGCCTTTCCAG GCTATGTTCCATGAATTTTCAACTGCCAATGTACAGATTGACAAGGATTTTAGTGCAAAGTTGTCGGGATATGGGTGCATTAGCCACATTCCTGAGACAGACATCTCAAGTAGTAATTCA GCACTGGCAAATCTTTCACTGGAGACACTAGAGAGGGGGCTGCTGACTCCTAAGAGCAACGTTTGGAGTTTTGGGATTTTGCTGCTTGAATTGCTTacaggaagaaaaaacctcGACAGTCGTCGTCCAAAGGAGGAAAGAAATTTAGTAAAATGGAGTAGGCCTTTCCTAGCTGATGATTGCAGACTCTCACTGATCATGGACCCTCATCTCAAAGGTCGGTTCCCATCCAAAGCTGTAAGGACTGTGGCTGATATTGCTCAAAAATGTCTTCAGAAGGATCCATCAGTGAGGCCCACCATGAGGATTGTTGTGGAGCATCTCAAGACTATTCAAGATATGAAACATACTTCTAGGTTTCCATTGCAAGAGCCTGGGGCAGTTAGTGGAAAACACATATCTAGATCACCTAGCCTTAATGGAATCGTTATGCCGGTGCCCAGGTCAACTTCTTATCCATCTCCCCCAGCAACCAGGCCATCAATTTCGCTGACTACGCCAATTGTGTTGCCTTCATCTCTTCTTCCGCGAACTTGTTCCTCCGCTCTCTCCTTGGATGAAGTTGATCAGCAGGAAAGCCAGAAATCATCATCCTCAACTGTTCCAAGGTCCAGCGTGGAAGGATTTTGA
- the LOC113691369 gene encoding probable serine/threonine-protein kinase PBL11 isoform X2 has translation MGCFTVLKSKKKKMEQINYSIKSIHSQEHSPTTLPEPQKHTRSLQSAPPSFRTRVKPVQSNTKQTNSRMRALSAPSSLVVAEDTLISNECEEVDESKSRVGSKKEYQPASPQPLPLPSPQIVVALKTMASFKGGNASGPLNASGPLPLPPTPPPTMSPSGPLRNFSYEEIAVACHNFSPELCMSEGLSSVIYRASFGEEATASKKLEATITRLHASNQGLKEFVNEVNTLTSLQHPYLCKLLGYHAREGSEHRMLVYERLFHGSLDRLLHGRSDGPPIDWNARMKVALCAAQGLTFLHEEGPFQIDKDFSAKLSGYGCISHIPETDISSSNSALANLSLETLERGLLTPKSNVWSFGILLLELLTGRKNLDSRRPKEERNLVKWSRPFLADDCRLSLIMDPHLKGRFPSKAVRTVADIAQKCLQKDPSVRPTMRIVVEHLKTIQDMKHTSRFPLQEPGAVSGKHISRSPSLNGIVMPVPRSTSYPSPPATRPSISLTTPIVLPSSLLPRTCSSALSLDEVDQQESQKSSSSTVPRSSVEGF, from the exons ATGGGTTGTTTCACAGTTCTgaagagcaaaaagaaaaagatggagCAGATCAATTACTCCATCAAATCCATCCATTCTCAGGAACATTCACCTACGACTTTGCCTGAACCGCAAAAGCATACGAGGTCATTGCAATCTGCACCTCCAAGTTTCAGAACTAGAGTAAAACCTGTCCAATCCAATACCAAGCAAACCAACAGTAGGATGCGAGCTTTATCTGCCCCTTCAAGCCTTGTTGTGGCTGAAGATACCCTGATATCAAATGAATGTGAAGAAGTAGATGAATCCAAGAGTCGCGTTGGATCTAAGAAAGAATACCAGCCAGCAAGTCCTCAACCTCTTCCTCTGCCGTCACCTCAGATTGTTGTAGCTTTGAAAACTATGGCAAGCTTTAAAGGGGGAAATGCCAGTGGTCCTCTAAATGCCTCTGGACCCTTGCCTTTGCCCCCAACTCCACCTCCAACAATGTCCCCTTCTGGACCCCTAAGAAATTTTTCGTACGAAGAAATAGCTGTTGCTTGCCATAATTTCTCTCCTGAGTTATGCATGTCAGAAGGGCTTTCTTCAGTGATCTACAGAGCCTCTTTTGGGGAAGAGGCTACTGCCTCCAAAAAGCTTGAAGCCACAATCACCCGCCTTCACGCATCTAATCAG GGCTTAAAGGAATTTGTCAATGAGGTGAATACTCTTACCTCTTTACAACACCCCTATCTTTGTAAGCTGCTTGGTTATCATGCGCGTGAAGGATCAGAACACAGGATGTTGGTTTATGAAAGACTTTTCCATGGAAGCTTGGACCGGCTTTTACATGGGAGATCAGATGGTCCTCCGATTGACTGGAATGCCAGGATGAAAGTTGCTTTATGTGCTGCACAAGGTCTCACATTCTTGCATGAAGAAGGGCCTTTCCAG ATTGACAAGGATTTTAGTGCAAAGTTGTCGGGATATGGGTGCATTAGCCACATTCCTGAGACAGACATCTCAAGTAGTAATTCA GCACTGGCAAATCTTTCACTGGAGACACTAGAGAGGGGGCTGCTGACTCCTAAGAGCAACGTTTGGAGTTTTGGGATTTTGCTGCTTGAATTGCTTacaggaagaaaaaacctcGACAGTCGTCGTCCAAAGGAGGAAAGAAATTTAGTAAAATGGAGTAGGCCTTTCCTAGCTGATGATTGCAGACTCTCACTGATCATGGACCCTCATCTCAAAGGTCGGTTCCCATCCAAAGCTGTAAGGACTGTGGCTGATATTGCTCAAAAATGTCTTCAGAAGGATCCATCAGTGAGGCCCACCATGAGGATTGTTGTGGAGCATCTCAAGACTATTCAAGATATGAAACATACTTCTAGGTTTCCATTGCAAGAGCCTGGGGCAGTTAGTGGAAAACACATATCTAGATCACCTAGCCTTAATGGAATCGTTATGCCGGTGCCCAGGTCAACTTCTTATCCATCTCCCCCAGCAACCAGGCCATCAATTTCGCTGACTACGCCAATTGTGTTGCCTTCATCTCTTCTTCCGCGAACTTGTTCCTCCGCTCTCTCCTTGGATGAAGTTGATCAGCAGGAAAGCCAGAAATCATCATCCTCAACTGTTCCAAGGTCCAGCGTGGAAGGATTTTGA